The DNA segment TCAGGTAGGCCAGGGCGGCGTCCAGGGTGGACTGGATACGGCGCTGTTTTTCTTGCAGCAACGCCACCTGGGTCCGTAGCGACGCCACTTCATCACCGGGCGGAGCGTCCAGCACGCGGGCGATCTCGGCCAGCGGAAAGCCCAGTTCGCGGTAGCTCAGCACGCGCCACAGCCGCGCCAGATCGGCAGGGGTGTACAGGCGATAACCCGCCTCCGTCCGCGCGCCGGGCCGTAGCAGCCCGATCTCGTCGTAGTGGTGCAGCGTGCGGACGCTCAGGCGGGTCAGCAGCGCCACCTCTCCCACCGTCCAGGTCTGTTCATCTGTTGCGGTTCTGGCCTCCATAAACAGCAGCGTAAGGGCTGACGCAACGTGAGGGTCAAGGGGTCAGAATGACGGGATGCAACGCAGGTTGACCCTCACCGCGCCCCACGAATTCCGCTGGGAAGAGGTGGAGTTGCCACCGCCCAGCCCCGGCGAAATCCGCGTGCGAACGGTCCTGAGCGCCGTCAGCGTTTCCTCGGAATTGAGCGTGGTGCGAAACGGTGAGACCCACTGGCGGCTGGGCTATCAGACGCTGGGCGTGGTGGAGGCAGTGGGCGTGGTGGAGGCAGTGGGCGCGGACGTTGCGCTGGAAGTGGGCGTGCGGGTGATCACCACTCTGGGCCATTCCAGCGCAGGCATTCACCGTGCTGAGAGGGTCTTCCCTGTTCCAGACCACGTCCCGGACCGGCAGGCATTGGCCGTCATTCTGGGCGAAGAAACCCACAAGGGGGTCCGCAAAGTCGCGCCTGGGCCGCAGGAGCGTGTGCTGGTGGCCGGGGCAGGCCTGCTGGGATTGCTGAGCATTTTTAACCTGACCCGCCGTGGCATCGAGAATGTGACCGTCCTGGAACCTGACCCAGAGCGGCGCGAACTGGCTTTAGCGTTCGGCGCAGTTTCAGCTCACGCACCCGGCACCCTTCCCCACGACGCCTACGATGTGGGCCTGGAATGCAGCGCGTCACCGGCGGGCTTCACGGAATTGCTCTCGCACCTGGGCCTTGGTGGGCGTTGCTGCGTTCTCAGCGACGGGAACTGGGGGTCACTCACGCTGCCACCTGCCTTCCACACCCGCGAATTGAGCGTGGTGGCCTCCAGCGATGGCGAGGAATATGGGGCTTACGCCCGCTGGCTGTGGCAACACGCCGATCCCGTGCTGGAACGACTCTTCGCGGAAACCATCAAACCTGACGACTTGCCTGCCGCTTTCACCCGGCTGTGGGACTGGCCGCGCCCAGTGTCCGTGGTGGTGGACTGGACGGCAGTCAATTCAGCTTGAACGCCGCCGCGTCCTCCGGGGGCAGACTGAGATGCAGGTAGCCGCTGCTGACCTTGATTTTGGCGTTCTGTCCGGCAAACAGCGACTGGATCACGGGCAGGTCCCCACTGCTCAGGCCCAGGCTCCCCAGCCTGACCGAGTAGCTTTGCCGCGTCTTGCCGCCGTGCCAGACGACCAAGACCCGCTGGCCTTCCTGCTCGCGGGTAAAAATCAGCAGCCGATCCGCGAGGCTCTGTGGCGTTTTCAGCAGCGTCAAGGTGCCCCGGCTCAGGGCCGGACTGGCCTGCCGGACCGCGATGGCGTTCTGGGCCACCTCGAACACGCTCTTTTCCTGGGGCGTCCATCTGTCTTCAAAACGCATGTCGCGGCGGTTGTCGGGGTCCGCACCGCCGCGCATGGCGATCTCGGTGCCCTGCCAGATCACGGGCACGCCGCGCAGGGTCATCAGCGCGCGCAGGCCATATTTGGTGCGGGCCTGCCCCACGTCCTCGAACAGCGAACCCTGCGCGAAACGCGGCACGTCGTGGTTGTCCAGGAACAGCGCCACCTCGCCGGGACGGGGCAATTCGCCCTGCCGCGACAGCACGGCGGCCACCCCGTCCAGTCCCTGCCCGGCCATGATGCTGCCCTTCATGGCGGCCTGAAGGCTGA comes from the Deinococcus sp. AJ005 genome and includes:
- a CDS encoding theronine dehydrogenase, which encodes MQRRLTLTAPHEFRWEEVELPPPSPGEIRVRTVLSAVSVSSELSVVRNGETHWRLGYQTLGVVEAVGVVEAVGADVALEVGVRVITTLGHSSAGIHRAERVFPVPDHVPDRQALAVILGEETHKGVRKVAPGPQERVLVAGAGLLGLLSIFNLTRRGIENVTVLEPDPERRELALAFGAVSAHAPGTLPHDAYDVGLECSASPAGFTELLSHLGLGGRCCVLSDGNWGSLTLPPAFHTRELSVVASSDGEEYGAYARWLWQHADPVLERLFAETIKPDDLPAAFTRLWDWPRPVSVVVDWTAVNSA